In Cucurbita pepo subsp. pepo cultivar mu-cu-16 chromosome LG04, ASM280686v2, whole genome shotgun sequence, the following are encoded in one genomic region:
- the LOC111792201 gene encoding NAD-dependent protein deacetylase HST1-like, which produces MESLSEAASSSSSSVEFVFHDDLEYEFVEEVERLSNWELLDASDADFEIDGNGDEQEEEEEEEGENCSVDVRVPKDLRGKRVVAMPISSLVEERIDGPFDDVYLLQNQVEDGFAYGCNDLEEDESDDDVVDDDDDGDECDLDDELVPWSVSDKLGRQRMRKLGKRGFTRMYNSKRSPFLFTKPGCVRGKHGLGLKHSS; this is translated from the coding sequence ATGGAATCCCTTTCTGAAGCAgcctcttcatcttcatcgtcTGTTGAATTCGTGTTTCACGATGATTTAGAGTATGAATTTGTTGAAGAAGTCGAACGCCTTTCGAACTGGGAGTTGCTCGATGCTTCAGATGCGGATTTCGAAATAGATGGAAATGGAGATGagcaggaagaagaagaagaagaagaaggggaaaaTTGCAGCGTTGATGTCCGAGTTCCTAAGGATCTTCGAGGGAAGCGTGTTGTAGCGATGCCGATTTCTTCTCTTGTTGAGGAGCGAATCGATGGTCCCTTCGATGATGTTTATTTGCTTCAGAATCAGGTGGAAGACGGTTTCGCGTACGGCTGCAACGATCTGGAGGAGGATGAATCCGACGACGAtgttgttgatgatgatgatgacggCGATGAGTGCGATTTGGACGACGAACTCGTTCCGTGGTCCGTTAGTGACAAACTCGGACGGCAGAGGATGAGGAAATTAGGGAAAAGAGGTTTTACGAGGATGTATAACTCGAAGAGATCGCCGTTTTTGTTCACCAAGCCTGGATGTGTCCGCGGCAAGCACGGACTCGGATTGAAGCACAGTTCTTAG